The Flavobacterium sp. 140616W15 sequence GAAAAGTTAATGGTGTCAATTTCAAGTTGATCTTTGTCAAGGTGATCGTATAAATAACGAAGCAATCTTTTAGGATCATTATATTTATAAAATGCTCCATAAATTAAGTTTACTCCAAGAATTCCTAATGTTTCTTGTTGTAATCGAGCATCAGTTTCTTTAAAACGAATGTGAAGAATAATTTCGTTATATGCTTCATCAGGCTCAATCTGGTATCGAATTCCAACCCAGCCGTGGCCTTTAAATTGTTTTGCAAAATCGATTGTTGCAACAGTATTGGCATAACTAAAGAAAAGTTTTGTAGGGTGCTTTTCTCTACTTAAACGCTCTTCAATTATTTGCCCTTCAAGAGTTAACATTTTTTTTAACCGCTCTTCAGTTACATAGCGTCCATCACTTTCAATTCCGTAAATGGCATCACTAAAATCTTTGTCATAAGCAGACATCGCCTTTGCAATTGTTCCAGACGAACCACCAGATCTAAAAAAATGCCTTACAGTTTCTTGCCCCGCACCAATCTCTGCAAAGGTTCCGTAGATATTTTCATTTAGATTTATGCGTAGTGCTTTGTCTTTTATGGATGGTATCTGAGCGATGACTTTGTCACCCTTAAGTTTTATTTCTATACCCATTTTATTTTAAATATGGCTGATTTGTTACAAAGTTAGTAAATTAGGCTTCTAATGAAAGATAATTAATCCTATTTTTGTAAAAAAATAAAGTACAATTGAAGGTATATTTTTTAGGCACAGGTACATCTCAAGGCATTCCGATAATAGGGGTTGATCATCCTGTATGCAAAAGCACTGATGCTAAGGATAAAAGACTTCGGGTGTCTATTTGGATTAGTTGGGATAACCATTCATATGTTATCGATTGTGGTCCCGATTTTAGACAACAGATGCTCGCTTGCAACTGTCAGAAATTAGATGCAATTTTATTTACGCATGAGCATGCCGATCACACTGCAGGTTTGGATGATATACGTCCGTTTAATTTTAGACAAGGCGAAATGCCAATTTATGCACACCAACGTGTTATAGATAATTTAAAAAGACGTTTTGATTACGTATTCGAAACTGTAAATAAATATCCAGGAGCACCATCAGTTAAAACAATTGAAGTAATTAATGATGAACCGTTTGCTGTGGGAAATAAAATAGCAATCCCAGTAAATGTTATGCATGGTGATCTGCAGGTTTTTGGTTATCGAATAGACGATTTTGCTTATTTAACAGATGTAAAAACCATAGAAGATGCTGAAATTGATAAATTAAAAAATCTAAAAGTATTAGTGATAAATGCATTACGTGTAGAGCCACATGATACCCATTTTAATTTGCAGGAAGCACTAGATTTTATAACTTTGGTTCAGCCAGAAGTGGCTTATTTAACACATATTAGTCATGTATTAGGATTTCATGAAGAAGTACAAAAAATGCTTCCTAAAAATGTTTATCTGGCATATGATAATTTAGAAATCACAATTTAATTATATTTTAAAAATGAAAAAATCCTTATTGCTTTACCTATTTATCATTGCTATACTTATGAATATTTTTACCTATATGTTTTATAGTAAAGAAGTAAAGTTTGAGCAGGAACGTTATGTTAAAACGACCAAAAAACTTAGAGATAGTTTAGATTTAGTAGAGAATAAACTAAATGAAGCCAACTATTTCTCATTAGAGAACAATCAAAACGCACAAAATTACTTTGACTCGGCAGATGCTTCAAAAACAATAAAATACGAGCAATTAATTCCGATGGTTACTGAAAAATTAATGGATCTTAATGCTAACCCAAAAGGGAATCCATATACAGGACATGACCAAATAGGAACGAATAAATTTATTATTAATAAAGTTAAGGTATTAAACCACAGATGGATTATTGCCGATTTTAGTGATGGAGAAACATGGGGAGAAGTTTTATTGAAGTACTTTATTAATAATGATGGGAGCGTAACTTTTGAAGTAAATCAGTCATTATTATACCAAAAATAAGATTCACTAACTGTTTAATAATTGTAACAACTAAATAAATAGAACCTATGAAAAAAGTATTTTTATTTTCGATTATTATTGGGCTATCATTTTCTTGTGCTAAAAAAGTTTCACAAGATGAAACTACTAAAGGGACTACTGAAGAAACAAAACCAGAGCATATTGTTGGAGGAGACTCAGATGCCCATGGATGCAAGGCTTCTGCAGGTTATACTTGGTCTGAGATTAACAAAGAATGTGTGAGACTTTTTGAGGTTGGAACAAAGTTAGAACATGCCAAAGATGGAAAAACGTATTCAACAGTTGCTTATGTTATTTTTGAAAAAGACGGAAACAAAGCCGAACTTTTTCTGGATACACAAAAAGAAACAATTATGTTAGAACGAAAAGCCGAAGGAGAGCCTTGGATAAATGGAGATCTGGAATTAATTCCTTGGAAAGGTTATGTACTAAAACAAGCTGGAAAGATTATTTATACTGGCGAGTAAATAGAAACTATACAATAAAGGCGAGAAGTAATTCTCGCCTTTATTATTTATATAAATATGTTGTTTTTTCTGCCACTCCCGATAGCTATCGCGATAAAAAAGATTATAAAACCTTTGCGAGCTTTGCGTGATTCTTAGCGATTAATTAAATATTCTGTTTTATAAAATCTGTAGTAACGACTTGAGCAAATTCTTCGTTTAAGCTAGCAAGTGCAGTTTCATGAATAGTGTCAGCGCTAAATTCTTGACCATTTAGCCCTTTTTTGTTAAAAGTGGCTGTAGCATCAGAAATTAAAAAGGTATTGTAACCAAAATTCCCAGCCATTCTTGTAGTTGTCGATACGCAATGATCGGTTGTTAAACCTACAATAACAAGTGTATCAATTTTAGCCTCATCAAGTTGCTCTTTTAAATCGGTACCAATAAAGGCGCTGTTTACATTTTTTTGGATAACAGTTTCTCCAGGATTTGGTTTGACAATATCTTTAAATGCATTACCATGATTTGTTTCGTGAAGTAATGAATTAGGATTAGAAGAACAATGTTGGATATGAAATAT is a genomic window containing:
- a CDS encoding MBL fold metallo-hydrolase — encoded protein: MKVYFLGTGTSQGIPIIGVDHPVCKSTDAKDKRLRVSIWISWDNHSYVIDCGPDFRQQMLACNCQKLDAILFTHEHADHTAGLDDIRPFNFRQGEMPIYAHQRVIDNLKRRFDYVFETVNKYPGAPSVKTIEVINDEPFAVGNKIAIPVNVMHGDLQVFGYRIDDFAYLTDVKTIEDAEIDKLKNLKVLVINALRVEPHDTHFNLQEALDFITLVQPEVAYLTHISHVLGFHEEVQKMLPKNVYLAYDNLEITI
- a CDS encoding cysteine hydrolase family protein, translating into MKLSKLDNPALILIDIQKGFDNIEYWGGERNNLNAEQNAGELLEIWRSNKLPIFHIQHCSSNPNSLLHETNHGNAFKDIVKPNPGETVIQKNVNSAFIGTDLKEQLDEAKIDTLVIVGLTTDHCVSTTTRMAGNFGYNTFLISDATATFNKKGLNGQEFSADTIHETALASLNEEFAQVVTTDFIKQNI